Within the Vagococcus carniphilus genome, the region CCTTAGATAAAAATCAAATTGATTATGAATTTAATGGGGACAAGAACAATCATCTGGCCCATATACTGAACATTTGGTTTAAAGGAATTCCTAGTAATATCTTACTTTCAAAACTTGATTTATTAGGATTTGCTATCTCAACTGGTTCAGCTTGTAGTGCAGGTAATGTTGCACCATCTCCAGTGATTCAAATGATGAAAAAAGAGCATCCAAATGCTGCAGTTGAATCAATTCGAATCAGTTTTGGCTATGGTTTGAAAGAATCCGATATTGAACTTTTTTCTGAAAAGTTAGTTGAAACAATTAAATCATTTGATTTATAATCTCATAGCTTTTTTACTCATTTTTGTTTATAATTAATGTTATAAACAAACACTTTTGAGGAGGAGAACAATGTCTTTTTTAGATAAAGCAACAGTTGACGGTTCAAAAACATTTTATAAGGTTAAAGAAACAGCCAGACCTTACGCATTCAAAGATTATGGCTTTAAGGAAACAGCTTCTGGAAACTTCCAATTGGTAAGACCATTAGATACTAACCCACAAAATAAACAAAGCCCTAAATTAAAAATGACGGTCGCAAAAGATTTGAAAACATTAAAAATGTCAATCACAACACCTAATGGTATGAAGAGTATGAATATCTTTAGTGGTGATAACCATAAAGAAAAACAAGATCAGTTTAACTACATTATGGCTGATATGATTCATTACGGCTGTTTAGAAGAAGTTAAATAATAGTTATTATAAATAAGGGGGTTTATCTCATATTTTATGAGGTGAATCGCCTTATTTTTTTGTTATATTCTACATATAACCTAAAATTAATGATAAAATAAATTAGTAGATAATAATTATTATTATCTATTTAAATAAAGATAGGAGGAATAACATTGCGAGTAAGTATTTTTACAAGTTGTGTCGTTGATTTAATGTTTCCAAATGTCGGAATAGCCATGGTAGAAGTTCTAGAAAGATTGGGGTGTACTGTCGAGTTACCCGATAAACAAATCTGTTGTGGTCAGCCAACCTTTAACAGTGGTTATGAAGAAAAAAGTTATGCGACATTAAAAAATCAAATTGATGCATTTGAAGGAGCAGAGTATGTTGTTGGAGGAGCAGGTTCTTGTGTTGGGATGTTACGAGAATATCCAGAATTGTTAAAAAATGATCCAATATACGGGCCAAAAGCAATAGAATTAGCGAGTAAAACCTACGAATTTAGTCAATTTATTTACCGAGTATTAGGAATTAAGGATGTAGGAGCTTGCTTGGAAGCTAAAGCGACTTATCACCGTTCTTGTCATATGACACGTATTTTAGGAGAAAGAGAAGCGCCATTTGTTTTGTTAGATCATGTGGAAGGATTAGAGATGATTCCCTTAGATCATATAGAAAACTGTTGTGGATTTGGTGGTACTTTTTCTGTTAAAATGCCCGCTATATCAGAGGAAATGGTGACGGAAAAAATGAATGATGTTCTTAATACTGGTGCTGAGATTTTAATAAGTGCAGATATGGGTTGCTTAATGAATATTGGTGGTAAATTTAATAGAGAAGAACATCCAATTAAAATTATGCATATTGCAGAAGTATTGAATACTAATGTGAACATTACAAGAATAGAACAATCAATTAGTGAACAAGTGTAAGGAGGTAATCTAATGGGATTAAAAACAACGGATGCTCCTTTTGATGAAAGACTTAAAAGAAGCAAAGAAGATAAATTTATGCAGAAAGCTGTGGCAAAAGCGCAAGATACCCAGTGGGTTAAACGCGAAGGAGCAAGAGAAAAGTTAGGTAATTGGTCTGAGTGGCGTGAACTTGGTGAAAGTATTAGACAGCATACAATTCAATACTTACCAGACTATTTAAGAGAATTTAGTGATAATGTCACTAAAAATGGAGGACACGTTTTTTTTGCTCAAACAGCTGAAGAAGCCAATGACTATGTAAAAAAAATTGTTTTAGAGAAGGATGCTAAAAAAATTGTTAAATCTAAGTCTATGGTAACAACAGAAGTTGACATTGATCCGATGTTGTTGGAGTTAGAGAATATTGATGTTTTAGAAACTGATTTGGCTGAATTTATATTGCAAATGGATGATTGGGATGAGCCCTCTCATATTGTTTTTCCGAGTATTCATAAAAATAGAGAGCAAATCAGACAAGTTTTTGAAAAAAAGTTGGGTTATCAAGGGGATAACGAACCGGTTAATTTAGCAAGATGCGCTAGAGAAGTGATGCGGAAATTCTTCTTAGAAGCTGATATTGGGATTACTGGTTGCAATTTTGCAATTGCTGATAGTGGCATGATTAATTTAGATACAAACGAGGGAAATGCTGATTTAACCATTAGCATTCCTAAAACACAAATAGTATTGATGGGAATGGAAAGAATTGTTCCCACAATGAAAGAAGCAGACGTTTTAGATAATTTATTAGCAAGAAGTGCTGTTGGCCAAAGTTTAACAACTTATGTGACTTTTGCAGGTAGAAAAAATGAAGAAGAATCTGATGGACCAGAAGATTTTCATGTTGTTATTATTGATAATGGACGTTCAAATGCTTTAGGAACGATTTTTCAACCTGTTCTTCAATGTATACGTTGTGGTTCTTGCCTAAATGTTTGCCCTGTTTATCGTCATATTGGTGGTCATGGTTATGGGTCAATTTACCCTGGACCAATTGGTGCTGTTCTTTCTCCTGTTTTAGGTGGTTACAAACAATTCGGTGAGCTGCCCTATGCTTCAAGTCTATGTGGAGCGTGTACTGAAACATGTCCAGTTAAAATTCCGCTACATCATTTATTAGTTGAACATAGAAAAGTTATGACAGATGAATTAAAAATGCAGCATGGTTTTGATGATTTCCAAATGAAAGTAATTGGAAGTGGCACAGCTTCACCTTTTTTATTTAAATCAGCCTTAAGAATGGCTCATGGTGGTATGGGTGTGTTAAGTAAACAATCGCCTATTTTTGTTGACAATATGTATCAGTATGGAGGCTTTATTAAGAGTGGTCCAGGAATGGTAAAAGGTTGGACAGATGTAAGGGATTTACCTAGACCGCCTAAGTACTCTGATAGTTTTAGAAAGTGGTTTAAAACACATAAAGCAGGTGAAAAAAATGACTGATAATCAAAATAGAGAAAAATTTTTAAAAAACTTATATAATAAGCTGGAAACAGAGCCATCTGAGTGTCAGAGTCATCCTTATGTACAAATCAATAATCTATCAAATGAAACATTTGCAGATAAAACAAAAGATGAATTACTTGAAATTTGTTATGAAAAAGTAAAAGAGCTTAATATTGAAATGACAGAAGTTACAGAAAACGATTTAGAAGAAAAATTAAAGGACATTATAATCTCTTTTGGTAGTGGTCCAATGATTTTACCAACAGACAAAAGATTTGACTCAATAAGACCATTTCTTGAAAAAGAATACAAAGAGCAGATCAGTTATTGGAAAGAAGGGGCTGAGTACAGAGAAAGTAATATTAATGCTGCTGAACAGGCAAATATAGGTATTGCTTTTTCAGAATATTTATTAGCTGAATCAGGTAGTATTGTTGTAGAAACAAGCTCAGGACAAGGCAGAACTCTTCATTTTTTACCGACACATTATATTTCTATTATTCCAAAAAGTCAGATTGTTCCAAGATCAACTCAGGCTATTAATGATTATGCTAAAAGAATTGAGCGCGGTGAAAAATTAGGGTCAGCTATTCATATTATCTCTGGACCGTCAAACTCAGGTGATATTGAAATGCAATTAGTAATTGGTTTGCATGGTCCGCTAAAAGTTCATTATCTTGTCATATCAGATAAATAAAAGAAACAGCGTTGGTATCTCCCAGCGCTGTTTCTTCTTTATTTTATATATCGTTTAGTTAATATGAGCATAATAAATCCTAATGATATAAAATATATAGGCATTATATAAAGAGTACCATTATGTAAGTGACTCATTCCAAATGTAATCAAACTTACTAATAAATAATAACCTAAACTAAATATTGCTCCTGCAGAACCAACAACATCTTTAAAATCTACTAAAGCTAAACTTAGACAATTTGGTAAGGCTGTTCCTGTTCCAAGTAAAGTAATAAATACACTAATCAAAATAGCTGTAAATTGAATCCATTTTGATAGAAAATCGGTATAACTACTTACAAGTAGTAGGGTTGATCCTAATAGCATGATTTTAATTCC harbors:
- a CDS encoding (Fe-S)-binding protein; amino-acid sequence: MRVSIFTSCVVDLMFPNVGIAMVEVLERLGCTVELPDKQICCGQPTFNSGYEEKSYATLKNQIDAFEGAEYVVGGAGSCVGMLREYPELLKNDPIYGPKAIELASKTYEFSQFIYRVLGIKDVGACLEAKATYHRSCHMTRILGEREAPFVLLDHVEGLEMIPLDHIENCCGFGGTFSVKMPAISEEMVTEKMNDVLNTGAEILISADMGCLMNIGGKFNREEHPIKIMHIAEVLNTNVNITRIEQSISEQV
- a CDS encoding cysteine desulfurase; this encodes MSFLDKATVDGSKTFYKVKETARPYAFKDYGFKETASGNFQLVRPLDTNPQNKQSPKLKMTVAKDLKTLKMSITTPNGMKSMNIFSGDNHKEKQDQFNYIMADMIHYGCLEEVK
- a CDS encoding LutC/YkgG family protein, with the protein product MKKMTDNQNREKFLKNLYNKLETEPSECQSHPYVQINNLSNETFADKTKDELLEICYEKVKELNIEMTEVTENDLEEKLKDIIISFGSGPMILPTDKRFDSIRPFLEKEYKEQISYWKEGAEYRESNINAAEQANIGIAFSEYLLAESGSIVVETSSGQGRTLHFLPTHYISIIPKSQIVPRSTQAINDYAKRIERGEKLGSAIHIISGPSNSGDIEMQLVIGLHGPLKVHYLVISDK
- a CDS encoding LutB/LldF family L-lactate oxidation iron-sulfur protein — its product is MGLKTTDAPFDERLKRSKEDKFMQKAVAKAQDTQWVKREGAREKLGNWSEWRELGESIRQHTIQYLPDYLREFSDNVTKNGGHVFFAQTAEEANDYVKKIVLEKDAKKIVKSKSMVTTEVDIDPMLLELENIDVLETDLAEFILQMDDWDEPSHIVFPSIHKNREQIRQVFEKKLGYQGDNEPVNLARCAREVMRKFFLEADIGITGCNFAIADSGMINLDTNEGNADLTISIPKTQIVLMGMERIVPTMKEADVLDNLLARSAVGQSLTTYVTFAGRKNEEESDGPEDFHVVIIDNGRSNALGTIFQPVLQCIRCGSCLNVCPVYRHIGGHGYGSIYPGPIGAVLSPVLGGYKQFGELPYASSLCGACTETCPVKIPLHHLLVEHRKVMTDELKMQHGFDDFQMKVIGSGTASPFLFKSALRMAHGGMGVLSKQSPIFVDNMYQYGGFIKSGPGMVKGWTDVRDLPRPPKYSDSFRKWFKTHKAGEKND